A window from Symbiopectobacterium purcellii encodes these proteins:
- a CDS encoding cation diffusion facilitator family transporter, producing the protein MITATPPDNHALHSTEIEQKVLKRSILCTFFIASAGIVVGLVCGSISIIFDGMFSILDAGMCSLSLLVSRLLGQPHSRRFQFGFWHVEPMVLAFNGCLLVILCLYAFVNAIKGIIDGGRELELGWAIAYAITISIFCFSLYFIQRRLNKKIKSELIALDTKSWLMSACISSALLFAFILSWLMEGTRYEYLNVYTDPFALAVLTLLLIPVPVKTVLSAVREILQMTPDSLDCKIESIMAQLTLEYGFLDYSNYATRIGRGLFVEIHIVVPESMADSGVQKFDKIRDEIALSIGEDGPHRWLTISFTQDPKWL; encoded by the coding sequence ATGATAACGGCAACGCCCCCTGACAATCATGCGTTACACAGCACAGAGATAGAGCAAAAAGTCCTTAAGCGTTCGATTTTGTGTACCTTTTTTATTGCAAGTGCGGGGATTGTCGTTGGTCTGGTTTGCGGATCAATATCGATTATTTTCGATGGTATGTTTTCCATTCTGGATGCCGGAATGTGCTCGCTCTCTTTATTAGTCTCTCGTCTGCTGGGGCAACCCCATAGCCGCCGCTTCCAGTTCGGATTTTGGCATGTTGAACCGATGGTACTGGCATTTAATGGTTGCCTGCTGGTTATTCTGTGTTTGTATGCGTTTGTTAACGCCATTAAAGGGATTATCGATGGAGGGCGCGAATTAGAACTTGGCTGGGCTATCGCTTATGCGATTACTATCAGCATCTTTTGTTTTTCGCTCTACTTTATACAGCGTCGGCTTAACAAGAAAATCAAATCTGAGCTGATTGCGCTGGATACGAAAAGCTGGCTAATGTCGGCCTGTATCAGCAGCGCCTTATTATTTGCTTTTATACTTTCCTGGCTGATGGAAGGCACTCGCTACGAATACCTCAATGTTTATACCGATCCTTTTGCACTGGCGGTTTTGACATTACTGTTAATCCCCGTTCCGGTGAAAACGGTTCTGTCCGCTGTTCGGGAAATTCTACAAATGACGCCGGACAGTCTCGACTGTAAAATCGAATCTATCATGGCACAGTTGACGCTGGAATATGGTTTTCTGGATTATTCAAACTATGCGACGCGTATCGGACGTGGTTTATTTGTTGAAATCCATATTGTCGTTCCCGAGAGTATGGCAGATAGCGGTGTGCAAAAATTTGATAAAATTCGCGATGAGATCGCTCTCTCTATCGGCGAAGATGGCCCCCATCGTTGGTTGACCATCTCCTTCACCCAAGACCCTAAATGGTTGTAG
- the murP gene encoding PTS N-acetylmuramic acid transporter subunit IIBC, which produces MAKITVSMIEEILYLIGGRENVILCGNCMTRLRLTLKDRQLIALDALKKIPGVLGVVNGDDQLQVILGPGKAQTASEMMNALLITPSPSAPTGEDPPDLRQVASQNKQQIKAKQKSAVHNFLTKFATIFTPLIPGFTAAGLLLGIATLLQQTLVVEGVAQAVWLKSLIAYMKVFSIGLFTFLSILIGFNTQKAFGGTGVNGAIIASLFILRYVPEGTTGYYAGMSHFFGLAIDPRGNIIGVLLACMLGAWVEKQVRRIMPDNLDMILTATLTLLITGAVTFVVIMPIGGELFKGMSWLFLHLNGNPFGSAILAGLFLIAVVFGIHQGFVPVYFALMDAQGFNSLFPILAMAGAGQVGAALALFVRSPKDSLLRTQIKGAIFPGLLGIGEPLIYGVTLPRLKPFVTACCGGAMGGFFIGTIAWMGLPIGLNTVFGPSGLVSIPLMTSAQGIFVGMAVYIAGLIVSYITGFILTWLFASKNVDLT; this is translated from the coding sequence ATGGCAAAAATAACCGTTTCGATGATCGAAGAGATTTTATATCTCATCGGCGGAAGAGAGAATGTCATTCTCTGCGGTAACTGCATGACCCGGCTGCGCCTTACGTTAAAGGATCGTCAATTAATCGCGCTGGACGCACTGAAAAAAATACCTGGGGTTCTGGGAGTGGTAAACGGTGACGACCAGTTGCAGGTCATTCTTGGCCCCGGAAAGGCGCAAACCGCCAGTGAAATGATGAATGCGCTACTGATTACCCCTTCTCCATCGGCACCCACGGGTGAAGATCCTCCTGATTTACGTCAGGTAGCCAGTCAAAATAAGCAGCAAATCAAAGCCAAGCAGAAAAGCGCGGTACACAACTTTCTGACCAAATTTGCCACGATTTTCACCCCGCTGATTCCGGGTTTTACTGCTGCGGGTTTATTACTCGGGATCGCCACCTTATTACAGCAAACGCTGGTTGTAGAGGGTGTCGCACAGGCTGTCTGGCTAAAGAGTCTGATTGCTTACATGAAAGTGTTTAGCATTGGTCTGTTTACTTTTCTTAGCATCCTGATTGGTTTTAATACCCAGAAGGCATTTGGCGGAACGGGCGTCAATGGCGCAATCATTGCATCCCTGTTTATTCTGCGCTACGTGCCGGAAGGTACGACGGGTTATTACGCAGGGATGTCGCATTTTTTTGGCCTGGCCATCGATCCGCGCGGTAATATTATTGGTGTGTTACTGGCTTGTATGTTGGGGGCCTGGGTCGAAAAGCAGGTGCGCCGCATCATGCCTGACAACCTTGATATGATCCTCACCGCCACCCTGACATTGTTGATTACCGGTGCGGTGACCTTTGTCGTCATCATGCCTATCGGCGGTGAACTGTTTAAAGGCATGTCATGGCTGTTCCTGCACTTAAACGGCAACCCGTTTGGCAGTGCCATTTTGGCTGGCCTATTTCTGATTGCGGTGGTTTTCGGTATCCACCAGGGTTTTGTGCCGGTCTATTTTGCGTTGATGGATGCACAAGGCTTCAACTCGCTGTTTCCCATTCTCGCCATGGCGGGTGCTGGGCAAGTCGGCGCGGCACTGGCCCTTTTTGTTCGTTCCCCGAAAGACTCGCTGTTACGCACCCAAATCAAAGGGGCCATTTTCCCCGGTCTGTTGGGCATTGGCGAACCGCTGATTTATGGCGTCACGCTGCCACGCCTGAAACCTTTTGTGACCGCCTGTTGCGGTGGTGCTATGGGCGGTTTCTTTATTGGTACGATAGCCTGGATGGGATTGCCAATCGGCCTGAATACGGTATTCGGTCCCTCCGGTTTGGTCTCCATCCCGTTGATGACATCTGCACAGGGTATTTTTGTCGGAATGGCCGTTTATATTGCAGGTCTCATCGTTTCTTATATTACCGGTTTTATTTTAACCTGGCTGTTCGCCAGCAAGAATGTTGATTTAACCTGA
- a CDS encoding methyl-accepting chemotaxis protein codes for MNFFKNMSIGNRLFLGFGVLIILTLSLSSLSYFFIKNIEIELEEITEDRMVKVDMLRDIQDILNTNVRTLRDIILLPENKNQEKQSLKEIIVSTTNSASNIYKKLDNGINTEKGRALFNQLLDIRKEYSLYINKAVNYAMEDQDELATALVFSEIANVQGIYFNKLTEFTELQEAYVDTAKQITKDYITKALYWMLLLSVISTLLGCLIAWRLTRSVTTPLALALSSAKRISVGDLSGSIGSDSRDEIGQLLEAMKEMQAALTRMVISVRNNAESVATASMQIAQGNADLSSRTEEQASALEETSSMTQLGMTVKNNADNARQANVLAQNASSVAQQGGNVVDDVVETMKSINESSRSIADIINVIDSIAFQTNILALNAAVEAARAGEQGRGFAVVAGEVRNLAQRSADAAKEIKSLITASVERVGQGSSLVNKAG; via the coding sequence ATGAATTTCTTTAAAAACATGAGCATTGGTAATCGGCTTTTTTTAGGGTTTGGTGTGTTAATCATATTAACGCTCTCATTGTCCTCCCTCAGTTATTTTTTCATAAAGAACATCGAAATTGAACTTGAAGAAATCACTGAAGATCGAATGGTGAAGGTCGATATGTTGCGTGACATTCAAGATATATTGAATACCAACGTCCGCACCCTGCGCGATATAATCTTACTACCAGAAAATAAAAATCAGGAAAAGCAAAGCCTTAAAGAAATTATCGTCAGTACAACCAACTCAGCCAGCAATATCTACAAAAAACTCGATAACGGGATCAATACGGAAAAAGGTCGAGCGCTTTTCAATCAACTTCTCGACATCAGGAAAGAATACAGCCTCTACATTAATAAAGCAGTGAATTATGCCATGGAGGATCAAGATGAATTAGCGACAGCGCTGGTATTTAGTGAAATCGCTAACGTTCAGGGGATTTATTTTAACAAACTCACTGAGTTTACTGAATTACAAGAAGCCTATGTAGATACCGCAAAGCAAATCACCAAGGACTATATCACTAAAGCCCTGTACTGGATGTTGCTGCTGTCGGTGATTTCAACGCTGTTAGGCTGCCTGATTGCCTGGCGCTTAACGCGCAGCGTCACAACGCCGTTAGCCCTTGCGCTTTCTTCTGCAAAGCGTATCAGCGTCGGCGATCTCAGTGGCTCAATAGGGTCGGACAGTCGCGATGAAATCGGCCAACTTTTGGAAGCGATGAAGGAGATGCAGGCCGCCCTGACGCGGATGGTTATCAGCGTCAGAAACAACGCCGAAAGCGTGGCCACCGCCAGCATGCAAATAGCCCAAGGCAACGCCGACCTGTCGTCGCGCACAGAAGAGCAGGCAAGTGCGCTGGAAGAAACCTCATCAATGACACAGTTGGGGATGACGGTGAAAAATAATGCAGATAACGCTCGTCAGGCAAATGTGTTGGCGCAAAATGCGAGTTCGGTAGCGCAGCAAGGCGGCAATGTTGTGGATGATGTGGTGGAGACCATGAAGTCCATCAATGAGAGTTCCCGCAGCATTGCCGATATCATCAATGTTATCGATAGCATCGCTTTTCAAACCAATATATTGGCGCTCAATGCCGCCGTCGAAGCCGCCCGCGCAGGGGAGCAAGGACGCGGATTCGCCGTGGTCGCGGGAGAAGTTCGCAATCTGGCACAGCGAAGTGCAGACGCCGCGAAGGAGATTAAAAGTCTGATAACCGCAAGCGTAGAGCGGGTCGGGCAAGGCTCTTCACTGGTGAATAAGGCAGGGTAA
- a CDS encoding EscU/YscU/HrcU family type III secretion system export apparatus switch protein: MSEKTEQPTRKRRQDGEKEGQVIKSVELTSGAQLLALFLFFHFFSDVLIQNITLLIQESVRVINAPFSYALGTIVRALVKECGLMLIYLGAMVSVATVFSVLIQIGFVVASKAVGFKGSKLNPVDNLKQIVSWRSVVELLKSCLKVLLLCTIFLLLFYGYASTFRALPYCDPHCALPTFSAIMRFMWFGMLGFYLVLAVADYSYQRFHTLKQQRMSKEDIKQENKNREGDPHIKQRRRALQREVQSGSLAQNVRQSAVIVRNPTHLVVCLGYDPETMPVPRVLEKGRDAMAQHIVELAQREAIPMVENVPLARTLFYDVKCGERIPDALFEPVAALLRIVLQIDYASRENVGGEERN; this comes from the coding sequence ATGAGTGAGAAAACGGAGCAGCCTACCCGCAAAAGGCGGCAGGATGGTGAAAAAGAGGGGCAGGTGATCAAAAGCGTTGAGCTGACCTCCGGCGCACAACTGCTCGCCTTATTTCTCTTTTTCCATTTTTTTTCCGATGTGCTGATACAAAACATCACCTTGCTCATTCAGGAATCGGTACGCGTTATTAATGCCCCTTTCTCCTATGCGCTGGGCACCATTGTGCGTGCATTGGTGAAGGAATGCGGTCTGATGCTGATTTACCTGGGGGCGATGGTAAGCGTTGCCACCGTTTTCAGCGTGCTGATTCAAATCGGTTTTGTGGTTGCCAGTAAGGCGGTGGGTTTCAAGGGGAGCAAACTTAACCCGGTGGACAATCTTAAACAGATTGTGTCCTGGCGCAGCGTGGTTGAACTGCTCAAATCCTGTTTGAAAGTGCTGCTGCTGTGCACGATTTTCCTCCTGCTGTTTTATGGCTACGCGTCGACGTTTCGCGCGTTACCTTATTGCGATCCTCACTGTGCGTTACCCACATTCTCCGCCATCATGCGTTTTATGTGGTTTGGTATGCTGGGCTTCTATCTGGTACTGGCAGTGGCGGATTATAGCTATCAGCGTTTTCATACGCTGAAGCAGCAGCGCATGAGCAAGGAGGACATCAAACAGGAAAACAAGAATCGGGAAGGTGATCCTCATATTAAACAGCGTCGTCGTGCGCTACAGCGCGAAGTGCAGAGCGGCAGTTTGGCACAAAACGTCAGGCAATCGGCGGTGATTGTGCGTAACCCCACCCATTTGGTGGTTTGTCTGGGATACGATCCCGAGACGATGCCTGTGCCGCGCGTGTTGGAGAAAGGCCGGGATGCTATGGCGCAACACATTGTTGAACTGGCACAACGTGAGGCCATTCCGATGGTAGAGAATGTCCCTCTGGCGCGAACGCTGTTTTATGATGTGAAATGTGGCGAGCGTATCCCTGATGCACTTTTCGAACCGGTTGCCGCGCTGCTGCGCATCGTCTTGCAGATCGATTACGCCTCTCGTGAGAATGTCGGTGGCGAGGAGCGTAACTGA
- a CDS encoding EscT/YscT/HrcT family type III secretion system export apparatus protein yields MNLVLNEEIAHLAFLMMRPLGMTLLFPLLQAGNLGSPLVRNAVLMAIALPMLAVVPVPQDIGEGWTWLSYIPGELLIGLILGFCGAIPFWAVDMAGFIIDTLRGATMSAVFNPAMSVQSSLFGLLFSQFLCALFFISGGINLHLSVLYDSYHYLPPGNTLVFNQQLLDFIKVEWQTLYHLCLSFSLPAVLVMVLADMALGLLNRSAQQLNVFFLAMPIKSLLVLLLLIVSLPYALHHYLVESERLYQHVGEWFAQHE; encoded by the coding sequence ATGAATCTGGTGCTTAACGAAGAGATCGCGCATCTGGCTTTCCTGATGATGCGCCCACTGGGGATGACCCTGCTGTTTCCGCTGTTGCAGGCAGGGAATCTGGGGTCGCCGTTAGTCAGAAACGCGGTGTTGATGGCGATTGCATTGCCGATGTTGGCCGTGGTGCCTGTACCCCAGGACATCGGGGAGGGGTGGACATGGTTGAGCTATATTCCCGGTGAGCTGCTCATCGGGCTGATCTTGGGGTTCTGCGGCGCAATTCCTTTTTGGGCCGTGGATATGGCGGGATTTATTATCGATACACTGCGTGGTGCGACCATGAGCGCGGTGTTCAATCCTGCGATGTCCGTCCAATCGTCGCTTTTTGGTTTGTTGTTCAGCCAGTTTCTCTGTGCGCTGTTTTTTATTAGCGGAGGGATAAACCTGCACTTGAGCGTGCTGTATGACTCTTATCATTACCTACCGCCAGGCAACACGCTGGTGTTTAATCAGCAACTGTTGGATTTTATCAAGGTGGAGTGGCAGACGCTCTATCACCTGTGTTTGAGCTTCTCCTTGCCAGCCGTATTGGTGATGGTATTGGCGGATATGGCACTGGGGTTATTGAATCGTTCGGCGCAGCAGTTGAACGTGTTCTTTCTGGCTATGCCCATCAAAAGTCTGTTGGTCTTGTTGTTGCTGATCGTGTCACTGCCCTATGCATTGCACCACTATCTGGTGGAGAGTGAACGCCTCTACCAGCATGTTGGCGAGTGGTTTGCTCAACATGAGTGA
- a CDS encoding EscS/YscS/HrcS family type III secretion system export apparatus protein yields the protein MNEATLTHLMTQLLWIVLLTSLPIIVVACVVGVLVSLLQALTQIQDQTLQFMIKLLAVALMLMATYHWLGGILLGYTRQVLLQISAHA from the coding sequence ATGAATGAAGCCACTCTGACGCACCTGATGACCCAACTGTTGTGGATCGTCTTACTGACCTCATTGCCGATCATTGTTGTTGCGTGTGTGGTCGGCGTACTGGTTAGCCTGTTACAAGCGCTGACGCAGATACAGGATCAGACCCTGCAATTTATGATCAAACTGCTGGCCGTGGCGCTGATGCTGATGGCGACTTATCACTGGCTTGGCGGCATCCTGCTGGGATATACACGCCAGGTGCTATTGCAAATAAGTGCGCATGCATGA
- the sctR gene encoding type III secretion system export apparatus subunit SctR, with amino-acid sequence MSLPDSPWQLIALLFVLSLLPLIIVMGTSFLKLAVVFSILRNALGIQQVPPNMALYGLALVLSLFIMAPTLLAVKAQWHPVAVEGEPAWMSGWDSQALTPYRHFLIKNTEDKQVHYFQNLIAKTWPEEVRRTVKDDSLLILLPAFTVSQLTQAFRIGLLIYLPFLAIDLLVSNILLAMGMMMVSPMTIALPFKLLIFLLAGGWDLILSQLVQSFV; translated from the coding sequence ATGTCACTACCTGACTCTCCCTGGCAGTTAATTGCGCTGCTGTTTGTGCTTTCGCTGTTGCCGCTGATTATCGTAATGGGAACCTCATTTCTCAAACTGGCGGTAGTCTTTTCCATCTTGCGCAATGCCCTGGGGATCCAGCAGGTGCCACCAAATATGGCGCTGTATGGCCTTGCGTTGGTGCTATCGCTGTTTATCATGGCCCCGACGCTACTGGCGGTAAAGGCGCAATGGCATCCGGTTGCCGTTGAGGGCGAACCCGCCTGGATGAGCGGTTGGGATAGCCAGGCACTGACGCCCTACCGCCACTTTCTGATAAAAAACACTGAAGATAAGCAAGTGCACTATTTTCAGAACCTGATTGCGAAAACCTGGCCGGAAGAGGTGCGTCGCACAGTGAAGGATGACTCCTTACTCATTTTGCTGCCAGCGTTCACGGTCAGCCAATTGACTCAGGCGTTTCGTATCGGCTTATTGATATATTTGCCGTTTCTTGCGATTGACCTGCTGGTGTCCAATATCCTGCTGGCGATGGGGATGATGATGGTCTCACCCATGACCATCGCCTTACCGTTCAAACTGTTAATTTTTCTCTTGGCCGGCGGTTGGGACCTGATCCTTTCCCAGTTAGTACAGAGTTTCGTATGA
- a CDS encoding YscQ/HrcQ family type III secretion apparatus protein: MLRTTQDTWNLAQHLPPEGVTAGELHIGLQTWTRAQSGVVITLSFEEGTSVSHVWLEDAGWRALCEQMLGTAEVATVDGVLLEDIAEWALSPLLAQCQASMVRENAAPCPCSALSEQWGVVFTWQVEQVVFKAVLFGNTDAGFKHLHALIVPDRVPTGPLPPLRCALYAGECELPLSVLGSLTRGDGIVIHPYGDLRAGHFALSPLLRQAAYVQINGDNTMHCRALGAELENSASEIPDELPCAESLSVDLAALPQKLLVEVGQVTLTLGSLRTLQVGDTVAVNAEFSPEATLKLNGRAIGKGALIGCGDRFLVQIRQWYLTAQD, encoded by the coding sequence ATGTTAAGGACGACTCAGGATACGTGGAACCTGGCGCAGCATCTTCCTCCTGAGGGCGTAACCGCAGGCGAATTGCATATCGGTTTACAAACGTGGACACGTGCTCAATCCGGGGTAGTTATAACACTTTCCTTCGAGGAAGGGACATCGGTGAGCCACGTTTGGTTGGAGGACGCTGGGTGGCGGGCACTGTGTGAGCAGATGCTGGGCACCGCTGAGGTGGCAACGGTGGATGGGGTATTGCTTGAGGATATTGCTGAGTGGGCGCTATCGCCGTTGCTGGCACAGTGCCAGGCTAGCATGGTGCGGGAGAATGCAGCACCGTGCCCTTGTAGCGCGCTGTCCGAGCAATGGGGCGTCGTTTTTACCTGGCAGGTGGAACAGGTTGTTTTTAAGGCCGTGCTGTTTGGCAATACTGACGCTGGGTTTAAACATCTGCATGCGTTGATTGTGCCCGATCGTGTCCCCACTGGTCCATTGCCTCCGTTGCGGTGTGCGCTGTATGCCGGAGAGTGTGAGCTCCCGCTGTCTGTTTTAGGGAGTCTGACGCGGGGGGATGGGATCGTAATACACCCGTATGGTGATTTACGTGCGGGGCATTTCGCCTTGTCGCCATTGTTGAGGCAGGCGGCGTATGTCCAGATAAACGGAGATAACACGATGCACTGTAGAGCGTTAGGCGCTGAGCTTGAAAATAGCGCGAGTGAAATACCGGATGAACTCCCTTGCGCCGAGTCCCTGTCAGTGGATCTTGCGGCGCTGCCGCAAAAATTGTTGGTTGAGGTCGGGCAGGTCACGCTGACACTGGGATCGCTGCGAACGCTACAGGTGGGTGATACGGTGGCGGTGAACGCCGAGTTCTCTCCTGAAGCAACGTTGAAGTTGAATGGCCGAGCCATTGGTAAAGGCGCGCTGATTGGTTGCGGCGACCGCTTTTTGGTGCAAATCCGGCAATGGTATCTGACAGCACAAGATTGA
- a CDS encoding FliI/YscN family ATPase yields the protein MMKTEFSSLVAAVSQRLALSGGPPDGIDMTGRVRHISASLLKVRLPGVFMGELCQILPDGALAEVVAVDGEDALLSPFASTVGLYCGQKVRPLRRRQQVPVGEALLGRVVDGLGQMLDGDETWQGPWRDFDAPPPAALVRGLIDRPLLTGVRAIDSILTCGEGQRIGIFAAAGVGKSTLLSMLCDGADCEVIVLALIGERGREVREFLEHSLNAQTRRRCVVVVATSDKPPLERMRALYVATTIAESFRDRGQRVLLMADSLTRYARAAREIAIEAGERAVAGSYPPSVFAALPRLLERTGKGRCGSITAFYTVLVEGDDMNEPLADEVRSLLDGHIVLSRQLAEAAHFPAIDVLASVSRIMPNVTSQMHLTLANEVRRLLSVYRDVELLVRVGEYQQGEDPLADLAVEKYAAINAFLQQQENEPCHSDLLLQRLSALVAP from the coding sequence ATGATGAAGACTGAGTTTTCCTCTCTGGTAGCGGCCGTGAGCCAGCGACTGGCCTTGTCCGGTGGACCGCCTGATGGTATCGACATGACGGGGCGGGTGCGGCATATCAGCGCCTCGTTGTTGAAAGTGCGCTTGCCCGGCGTGTTTATGGGCGAACTTTGCCAGATTTTGCCCGACGGCGCTTTGGCTGAAGTGGTTGCAGTGGACGGCGAAGACGCGTTGTTATCTCCCTTCGCCAGTACCGTAGGTCTGTATTGCGGCCAGAAGGTGCGGCCGCTAAGACGACGGCAGCAGGTTCCCGTCGGAGAGGCGTTGCTGGGGCGCGTGGTTGATGGCCTGGGGCAGATGCTGGATGGCGATGAGACGTGGCAAGGACCGTGGCGCGATTTTGACGCGCCACCGCCGGCGGCACTGGTTCGTGGGCTTATCGATCGCCCGTTGCTAACCGGTGTGCGGGCGATAGACAGCATACTCACCTGCGGCGAAGGGCAGCGTATCGGGATTTTCGCGGCAGCGGGCGTGGGGAAAAGCACGTTGCTTTCCATGCTGTGTGACGGTGCGGACTGCGAGGTGATTGTCCTGGCACTTATCGGAGAGCGTGGCCGCGAGGTGCGGGAGTTTTTAGAGCATTCGCTTAATGCACAGACGCGACGTCGCTGCGTTGTTGTTGTCGCCACGTCAGACAAACCACCGCTCGAGCGCATGCGCGCGCTGTATGTGGCGACCACCATCGCGGAGTCGTTTCGCGATCGGGGCCAGCGCGTTCTGTTAATGGCCGATTCACTGACGCGTTACGCTCGCGCCGCGCGGGAGATCGCCATCGAGGCGGGCGAGCGTGCGGTTGCTGGCAGCTATCCCCCCAGTGTATTTGCCGCGCTGCCGCGTTTGTTGGAGCGGACCGGTAAAGGGCGCTGTGGCAGCATTACTGCGTTCTACACCGTGCTGGTGGAGGGAGACGATATGAATGAGCCGCTGGCGGACGAGGTGCGCTCGCTGCTCGATGGGCACATTGTGCTGTCGCGCCAGTTGGCTGAGGCAGCGCATTTCCCAGCGATTGATGTGCTCGCCAGCGTAAGCCGCATCATGCCTAACGTCACCAGCCAGATGCACCTGACGCTTGCCAATGAAGTACGCCGTTTGCTCAGTGTTTATCGCGATGTAGAGTTGCTGGTGCGAGTGGGGGAGTATCAGCAAGGTGAGGATCCGCTCGCCGATCTGGCGGTAGAAAAGTATGCGGCAATCAATGCATTTTTACAACAGCAGGAGAATGAACCATGTCACAGCGACCTGTTATTGCAACGGCTCAGTGCGCTGGTAGCACCGTGA